CCTCGGGTTGCAGCCCCCGACGCCGTCGTGGGGACTGTTGCTCAAGGAGGCCCAGCAGGCCATCGGCCTCTCGCCGTGGCCGGCGCTGGTGCCGGGCGTCTTCCTGGCGGCGGCGGCCCTGGCCTTCAACGCCATCGCCTCGGCCCTCCAGTCGGGGAGGTGATGCGTCGAGGGCCGCGCCGGGTCAGGGGGTCAGCCGCTTGCCCAGGTGGTGAGCCAACGCCAGCATGAAGCCAAGACCCCGGCGGGTATCGGGGTCATGGGCCAGCCTCGCCAGGTGCGACCATCGGGGCGCCCGGTCCCATGCCCTTGCCTCTTGCGCGGCCGCCCCCATCGCCCGCAGCGCATCGAGAGGCACCGGACGTCCGCTGTGGATGAGCTCGTCGGCCAGCTCGCCCGCCTGCGCGGCCAGCATGGTGACCCGTGCCATCACGCCTGGCGTCATGGCGTCGAAGAGTGCCTTCATCGCGATCGCGGCGTCCTCCAGCAGCGCGAGAGCGCCGGAGGCCTCCAACCCCTCGACCCGGGCCAATAGCCGGCGACCGGCGGCTTCGTCGATGGCCTCCTGGGCCTGCCGCTCGGCGGTCGGCGTCGCTTCGGCGCTGGTCATGGTTGACACGCCTCCCTCACAGGACGGCTCGAGCCGAGAGCCAGTAGAGTTCGTTGCAGGCCAGCTTCAACTGGTGGAGCAGGGACGACGGCCGTACCGGCCGAGGCGGACGCGTGTAGCTGAACTCGATGTACGTGCCCTCGTCGCCGCCAGCCTCGATGAAACAGAAGACCTTGCCGTCGTAACGGGCCATCGACGAGTCGCCCTCGAGGGCCGAGGCGATGCTGTCGGCCACGACCTCGGCCTGGTAGTGGGCGGTCGAGCCCGCCTTGCTGACCGGCAGGTTGGTGGCGTCGCCGACCACGAAGACGTTGGGGTAATCCCGCGCCCGGAGCGTGTAGCGGTCGGTGGGGACGAATCCCTGCTCATCGCCCAGGCCGGAGTCAGCGACGACGCGGGCTCCTCGGTGAGGCGGTACGGAGATGAGGAGGTCGTAGGCGTACTGGCCTCCTTCCGCGCTGTAGACGACCCGGGCCTCGGGATCGACCCGTTCGACGTTGAAGAACGTCTCGTACAGGATGCCGCGCCGCTCGAACTCCGCCGACGCCCAATCGGCCACCGGTGCCAGGGAGTGCACGCGATTGATGGGGTAGGTGTAGACCAGTTCGACCTGGTCGCGCCGTCCGAGCCGCCGAAAGTGGCGGTCGAGGGTGAAGGCCATCTCCAGCGGAGCCACCGGACACTTGTGGGGGACGTCGACCGTCATGACGATGCGGCCGCCCTCGAAGCGCGAGCGCCTGCCGCAGCCGCAGCGCGTCCTCCTCGGTGTAGAAGCCCAGGGCTCCCTCGGC
This genomic interval from Limnochorda sp. LNt contains the following:
- a CDS encoding DUF1641 domain-containing protein, with product MTSAEATPTAERQAQEAIDEAAGRRLLARVEGLEASGALALLEDAAIAMKALFDAMTPGVMARVTMLAAQAGELADELIHSGRPVPLDALRAMGAAAQEARAWDRAPRWSHLARLAHDPDTRRGLGFMLALAHHLGKRLTP
- a CDS encoding FAD/NAD(P)-binding oxidoreductase, translating into MTVDVPHKCPVAPLEMAFTLDRHFRRLGRRDQVELVYTYPINRVHSLAPVADWASAEFERRGILYETFFNVERVDPEARVVYSAEGGQYAYDLLISVPPHRGARVVADSGLGDEQGFVPTDRYTLRARDYPNVFVVGDATNLPVSKAGSTAHYQAEVVADSIASALEGDSSMARYDGKVFCFIEAGGDEGTYIEFSYTRPPRPVRPSSLLHQLKLACNELYWLSARAVL